One segment of uncultured Propionivibrio sp. DNA contains the following:
- a CDS encoding transposase, with protein MKKRFSEEQIIGFLKQAEAGVPVKELCRQHGFSDASFYTWRAKFGGMTVPDAIVSESLPFHRQASNATQQATKVSQLFRRTRSSTDEEPACI; from the coding sequence TTGAAGAAGCGGTTTTCAGAAGAGCAGATCATCGGATTTTTAAAGCAGGCGGAAGCTGGCGTGCCGGTGAAGGAATTGTGTCGTCAGCATGGATTCAGTGACGCATCGTTCTACACGTGGCGCGCCAAGTTCGGAGGGATGACGGTCCCCGACGCCATAGTCTCTGAATCCTTGCCTTTCCATCGGCAAGCCTCAAATGCCACTCAGCAGGCGACAAAGGTGTCACAACTTTTTCGCCGCACCCGCAGCAGCACAGATGAAGAGCCAGCTTGTATTTAA
- a CDS encoding metal ABC transporter permease — protein sequence MNPDVMDLTILIPAFLAGLLVLSTHVPLGMQVLSRGIVFIDLAIAQIATLGVIAADSAGFEPEGWIAQGAAVTAALIGAALLTWTERRWPDIQEALIGVLFVLAACAGMLLVANNPHGGEHLQELLSGQILWVSYRQLLPVGILSAAILIVRRWRGQRLGRLGFYGLFAFAVTASVQLVGVYLVFASLIIPALASRSCPDRTRVRTAYFAGATAYAIGLIASAQADLPSGPLIVWTLAAVGIAVSRMRSIMPTRGGC from the coding sequence ATGAATCCGGATGTCATGGATCTCACCATTCTGATACCGGCCTTCCTCGCCGGTTTGCTCGTATTGTCGACGCATGTGCCACTGGGCATGCAGGTATTGTCACGCGGCATTGTTTTCATCGACCTGGCTATCGCTCAGATCGCAACCCTGGGCGTGATCGCGGCGGACAGCGCGGGCTTTGAACCGGAAGGCTGGATCGCCCAGGGCGCAGCAGTTACCGCCGCGCTCATCGGCGCAGCGTTGCTGACGTGGACGGAAAGGCGCTGGCCCGACATTCAGGAAGCGTTGATCGGGGTCCTGTTCGTCCTGGCGGCGTGTGCCGGGATGCTCCTGGTCGCGAATAATCCGCATGGCGGAGAGCATCTCCAGGAACTGCTCTCGGGGCAGATTCTCTGGGTGAGCTATCGGCAGCTCCTCCCGGTCGGAATACTGAGCGCGGCAATCCTGATCGTACGCCGTTGGCGCGGACAACGGCTCGGGCGTCTGGGGTTCTATGGGCTGTTCGCTTTTGCCGTAACGGCGTCGGTGCAGTTGGTCGGCGTCTATCTGGTCTTTGCCAGCCTCATCATCCCGGCACTGGCGAGTCGCAGCTGTCCGGATCGCACCAGAGTCCGTACAGCATATTTTGCGGGCGCGACTGCCTATGCAATTGGACTGATCGCATCGGCGCAGGCGGACTTGCCGTCCGGGCCGCTCATCGTGTGGACTCTGGCGGCGGTCGGCATTGCTGTCAGCCGCATGCGATCGATCATGCCGACGAGGGGAGGCTGCTGA